The following coding sequences are from one Phyllostomus discolor isolate MPI-MPIP mPhyDis1 chromosome 11, mPhyDis1.pri.v3, whole genome shotgun sequence window:
- the GOLGA7 gene encoding golgin subfamily A member 7 isoform X1, with protein MRPQQAPVFGKVFIQRDYSSGTRCQFQTKFPAELENRIDRQQFEETVRTLNNLYAEAEKLGGQSYLEGCLACLTAYTIFLCMETHYEKVLKKISKYIQEQNEKIYAPQGLLLTDPIERGLRVIEITIYEDRGMSSGR; from the exons ATGAGGCCGCAGCAGGCGCCGGTGTTCGGGAAAGTATTCATTCAGCGAGACTACAGCAGTGGCACACGCTGCCAGTTCCAGACCAAGTTCCCCGCGGAGCTGGAGAACCGG ATTGATAGGCAGCAGTTTGAAGAAACAGTTCGAACTCTAAATAACCTTTATGCAGAAGCGGAGAAGCTTGGGGGCCAGTCATATCTTGAAGGCTGTTTGGCTTGTTTAACGGCATACACTATCTTCCTGTGCATGGAGACTCATTACGAGAAG GTTCTGAAGAAAATCTCCAAATACATTCAGGAGCAGAATGAGAAGATATATGCTCCCCAAGGCCTCCTCCTGACAGATCCCATTGAGAGAGGACTTCGAGTT ATTGAAATTACCATTTATGAAGACAGAGGGATGAGCAGTGGAAGATAA
- the GOLGA7 gene encoding golgin subfamily A member 7 isoform X2 yields the protein MRPQQAPVFGKVFIQRDYSSGTRCQFQTKFPAELENRIDRQQFEETVRTLNNLYAEAEKLGGQSYLEGCLACLTAYTIFLCMETHYEKVLKKISKYIQEQNEKIYAPQGLLLTDPIERGLRVFRLKLPFMKTEG from the exons ATGAGGCCGCAGCAGGCGCCGGTGTTCGGGAAAGTATTCATTCAGCGAGACTACAGCAGTGGCACACGCTGCCAGTTCCAGACCAAGTTCCCCGCGGAGCTGGAGAACCGG ATTGATAGGCAGCAGTTTGAAGAAACAGTTCGAACTCTAAATAACCTTTATGCAGAAGCGGAGAAGCTTGGGGGCCAGTCATATCTTGAAGGCTGTTTGGCTTGTTTAACGGCATACACTATCTTCCTGTGCATGGAGACTCATTACGAGAAG GTTCTGAAGAAAATCTCCAAATACATTCAGGAGCAGAATGAGAAGATATATGCTCCCCAAGGCCTCCTCCTGACAGATCCCATTGAGAGAGGACTTCGAGTT TTTAGATTGAAATTACCATTTATGAAGACAGAGGGATGA